From Enterobacter pseudoroggenkampii, a single genomic window includes:
- a CDS encoding O-antigen ligase family protein: MMINVERDKVQCALLQLLFGLCAIAFGCVVVSPNLSAKILGLAGVTAFVIFLLDIKNFRKNDAFWLCLVLLIIGICDLVWYRMYKVDSAAINSYRAYLEVGKICLFGAFSIFVFVNRNQLKVGSNKIHMLLAIALQVMIIVYAGYQHLFLENQRVTLSLAGGADATGAAYTIAFISFYTILVLQHSSSRWKELFILAHFFITFLVLVATETRAAILTYPIIFFGLMVFKLYRDKHIPWKGVSVFLIALLAGAFMMKDSLTQRYNDFNNDIASYDKANSATSVGARFAMWKVGLAASKNSYLWQSTDERNAKIIDEVNKDPSLSGALDHIRGHLHNEIVETLSVKGPSGVILYILFVISLGWYALRIRKSIILFAFLVSIVMFGVGGVMFYSKTTPVAWMLTLIMSIVFLEQNKHHKVIK; encoded by the coding sequence ATGATGATTAATGTAGAACGAGATAAGGTCCAGTGTGCGTTGTTGCAATTACTCTTTGGACTGTGTGCTATCGCTTTTGGTTGCGTAGTTGTTTCACCCAATTTATCTGCCAAAATTTTGGGCCTGGCGGGTGTTACCGCATTCGTTATTTTCTTGTTGGATATTAAAAATTTCAGAAAGAATGATGCATTCTGGCTTTGTCTGGTCCTGTTGATCATCGGGATTTGCGATCTGGTCTGGTACCGAATGTATAAGGTTGATAGTGCGGCGATCAACTCATATCGCGCTTATCTTGAAGTCGGGAAAATCTGCCTGTTCGGAGCATTTTCCATCTTCGTGTTTGTGAACCGTAATCAGCTCAAAGTAGGTAGCAATAAGATTCATATGCTGCTGGCTATCGCATTGCAGGTGATGATTATTGTCTACGCCGGGTACCAACACCTGTTTCTTGAAAACCAAAGGGTAACGCTCTCCCTTGCTGGTGGAGCTGATGCAACAGGAGCTGCCTATACCATTGCGTTTATCTCGTTCTATACGATTCTGGTGCTACAACACAGTTCAAGTCGATGGAAAGAGCTGTTTATACTCGCGCACTTCTTTATTACCTTCCTGGTACTGGTGGCGACAGAAACGCGGGCAGCTATTTTGACCTATCCGATTATTTTCTTCGGCTTGATGGTGTTTAAGCTGTACCGGGACAAGCATATTCCGTGGAAGGGGGTGTCTGTTTTTCTGATCGCTTTGCTGGCAGGCGCATTTATGATGAAAGACAGTCTGACACAGCGTTATAATGACTTTAATAATGACATCGCTTCCTATGATAAAGCGAACAGTGCCACTTCTGTTGGGGCTCGTTTTGCTATGTGGAAGGTGGGATTAGCTGCATCTAAAAATAGTTATTTATGGCAGTCTACTGATGAGCGAAACGCAAAGATAATTGATGAAGTTAATAAAGATCCAAGCCTGTCAGGTGCACTGGATCACATTCGTGGTCATCTTCATAATGAAATTGTTGAAACCCTTTCTGTAAAAGGTCCTTCAGGCGTTATTCTCTATATTCTGTTTGTTATATCGCTTGGCTGGTATGCATTACGTATCCGTAAAAGTATTATTCTTTTCGCTTTCCTGGTCTCGATTGTTATGTTCGGAGTAGGTGGCGTGATGTTCTATTCAAAAACAACCCCTGTAGCCTGGATGCTGACGTTGATAATGTCGATTGTTTTCCTTGAACAGAACAAACACCATAAGGTCATTAAGTAA